From Cyanobium sp. ATX 6F1, a single genomic window includes:
- a CDS encoding DUF2231 domain-containing protein translates to MLELLPALNDHNLPWPDTLHPIVVHFVIASALMVVVFDLIALVAKRPALLEVSFWNLLVSTATIFVAIIIGSIEAGLANPYGASRELLNQHTTLGWALAGVLSVLTAWRYVIRLRDPKQLPVAFLGAGALLSALVVVQVVLGDRLIWVYGLHTVPVVDALRRGLV, encoded by the coding sequence ATGCTCGAGCTGCTACCGGCCCTCAACGACCACAACCTGCCGTGGCCCGACACGCTGCACCCGATCGTGGTGCATTTCGTGATCGCCTCGGCCCTGATGGTGGTCGTGTTTGATCTGATCGCCCTGGTGGCCAAGCGTCCGGCCCTGCTGGAGGTGAGTTTCTGGAACCTGCTGGTATCCACCGCCACCATCTTCGTGGCGATCATCATTGGCTCGATCGAAGCGGGCTTGGCCAACCCCTACGGCGCCTCGCGGGAACTGCTCAATCAGCACACCACCCTGGGCTGGGCCCTGGCGGGAGTGCTCTCGGTGCTCACGGCCTGGCGCTACGTGATCCGGCTGCGGGATCCCAAGCAACTCCCCGTGGCGTTCCTCGGGGCGGGCGCGTTGCTGAGCGCACTCGTGGTGGTGCAGGTGGTGCTGGGGGATCGACTGATCTGGGTCTACGGCCTGCACACGGTGCCGGTGGTGGATGCCCTGCGACGGGGGCTGGTCTGA
- a CDS encoding HdeD family acid-resistance protein, which yields MLPFVSATALTIAIGGVAIAAGVAQFLRLTGEAELNGKLFRGLSGLFYLATGAWILIHPIDSEVSLTLLVGLLLVFEGVMELAGAASIAGQARGLVIVDGVVTAILGGLLVAEWPSDSLWAIGTLFGVALFFSAINLITAPTAPAA from the coding sequence GTGCTGCCGTTCGTCTCGGCGACGGCGCTGACGATCGCCATCGGCGGGGTGGCGATCGCCGCCGGGGTGGCCCAGTTTCTGCGGCTCACCGGCGAGGCGGAGCTGAACGGCAAGCTCTTCCGTGGCCTCTCGGGCCTCTTTTATCTGGCCACAGGCGCCTGGATCCTGATCCACCCAATCGACAGCGAGGTGAGCCTGACCCTGCTGGTGGGCCTGCTGCTGGTGTTCGAGGGGGTGATGGAGCTGGCGGGCGCCGCCTCCATTGCCGGTCAGGCGCGGGGACTGGTGATCGTCGATGGGGTGGTGACGGCGATCCTGGGCGGGCTGCTGGTGGCCGAGTGGCCGAGCGACAGCCTCTGGGCGATCGGCACCCTGTTTGGCGTGGCCCTGTTCTTCTCGGCGATCAACCTGATCACGGCACCCACCGCTCCCGCCGCCTGA
- a CDS encoding alpha/beta hydrolase — translation MKKRALAFLSASLSCALVVGLPASASETLSFSYGPLIRSLKISSLKTFADGGVVPDDLAFFLQFTTPEQQERLRTVLVKQAKLDPLLVSRFFYSGIGESVLKRLGNGITLSSGGNGMYALRSAMIGAAFSKEGLSLLSVFQQLPTGVRIQGEKIQAGAKVGKKIIVATDTLTKLLRSLTAKEAATDSNFNYANLPDPRKPGPFKVEEAVWNLNDKTRDRKFYVNVYRPVGDSQQKIHVVVFSHGLFSRPEAYAEGLRQLASYGFVVAAPQHPGSDSIRLKETLRGLHKDLFDINDFINRPKDLSFVLDELNRRNASDYGGRLDLASVGVFGHSFGGYTALALSGATIDFDYLQKSCDKETGGLVPSLLLECRALLLPRKAYQLQDPRAGAVFAANPVNRSIFGPVGLSRIAIPVLLASGSYDPAAPAALEQASSFTWLKSPQKYWMMAEGQAHVNFSQIDPGIKEAIESVGTLTIPSQNLIGSYISGTAVPFFTAYVQKSDTFKPHLRSAYAEYLSKGQTFKLDFITGSSSPELVTAIDTFRRANP, via the coding sequence ATGAAAAAACGTGCACTCGCATTCCTTTCCGCAAGCCTTTCTTGTGCACTCGTTGTTGGTTTGCCGGCAAGCGCAAGTGAAACTCTTTCATTTTCCTATGGTCCGCTGATTCGCTCTTTAAAAATCAGCTCTCTCAAAACCTTTGCCGATGGTGGTGTCGTTCCAGATGACCTGGCATTTTTCCTGCAGTTCACCACACCGGAACAGCAGGAACGTCTGCGTACTGTCCTGGTGAAGCAAGCAAAATTGGATCCTCTGCTGGTCAGCAGATTCTTTTACTCTGGTATCGGTGAATCGGTTTTGAAGCGCCTCGGCAATGGCATCACACTCAGCAGTGGTGGTAATGGGATGTATGCCTTGCGCTCAGCGATGATTGGTGCAGCCTTCTCCAAGGAAGGACTGAGCTTGTTGAGCGTGTTCCAGCAACTTCCGACAGGCGTTCGGATCCAAGGAGAGAAGATCCAGGCTGGGGCGAAAGTAGGTAAAAAAATAATTGTGGCAACCGATACTCTCACCAAGCTGCTCCGTTCCCTCACGGCAAAGGAGGCGGCAACTGATTCAAACTTTAACTATGCCAATCTGCCTGATCCGCGCAAGCCGGGCCCCTTCAAGGTTGAAGAAGCGGTATGGAACCTGAATGACAAAACTCGTGATCGAAAGTTTTATGTAAATGTATATCGCCCTGTTGGTGATTCTCAGCAGAAGATTCATGTAGTCGTTTTCTCCCATGGGCTATTTTCTCGCCCAGAAGCCTATGCGGAGGGTCTTCGACAGCTAGCGTCCTATGGTTTTGTTGTTGCAGCACCTCAGCATCCAGGAAGCGATAGCATTCGGCTGAAGGAAACACTACGTGGCCTGCACAAAGACCTTTTTGATATTAATGACTTCATTAATCGTCCGAAAGATCTGAGCTTTGTTCTAGACGAATTGAATCGTCGCAATGCCTCAGACTATGGTGGTAGGCTGGATCTTGCTAGTGTGGGCGTATTTGGTCATTCCTTCGGTGGTTATACCGCTCTAGCCCTTTCTGGGGCCACAATTGATTTTGATTACCTCCAGAAGTCTTGCGATAAGGAGACTGGTGGCCTGGTTCCTTCTTTATTGCTTGAGTGCCGGGCACTTCTCTTGCCTCGTAAGGCCTACCAACTTCAGGATCCTAGAGCCGGTGCTGTTTTTGCAGCTAATCCAGTCAACCGTTCTATCTTCGGTCCGGTGGGGCTAAGCCGCATCGCTATTCCCGTCTTGCTTGCCTCAGGTAGTTATGATCCCGCCGCACCTGCAGCGCTTGAGCAGGCCTCCAGTTTCACCTGGCTTAAGTCCCCCCAGAAGTACTGGATGATGGCTGAGGGGCAGGCCCATGTGAACTTCTCGCAAATCGACCCAGGCATCAAGGAGGCCATTGAATCTGTGGGCACTCTCACCATTCCAAGTCAGAATTTGATTGGTAGCTATATCAGTGGCACCGCTGTTCCATTCTTCACGGCTTACGTTCAGAAATCAGACACTTTCAAGCCTCATCTACGCTCCGCCTACGCCGAGTATTTGAGCAAGGGCCAAACCTTTAAGCTTGACTTCATCACTGGCTCCTCAAGTCCTGAGTTGGTCACTGCAATTGATACTTTTAGGCGCGCCAACCCCTGA
- a CDS encoding B12-binding domain-containing radical SAM protein, which translates to MNVLLVYPEFPKTFWSYEKILELVNRKVLLPPLGLITVAAILPQDWTFKLADVNIRPVTDQEWMWADLVIMSAMIVQKDDIIRQINLARHHGKPVAVGGPYPSSTPEELVAAGADYLILDEGEITLPLFVAAWEKGEKGGRFSSEGVKPDVTSTPIPRYDLLELGAYDSMSVQFSRGCPFQCEFCDIIVLYGRKPRTKSPEQLVGELESLYSLGWRGGVFMVDDNFIGNKRNVKLMLTALEQWQREHGYPFRFDTEASLDLADDQELIDQMLACNFAAVFMGIETPDADSLAATMKFQNMRSPLLDSIDKVTRSGLRVIAGFIIGFDGEKVGAGQRIVAFSEAAGIPTTTFAMLQALPHTALWHRLEREGRLIDKVGNINQTTLMNFVPTRPVEDIAQEYVEAFCQLYEPRKYLDRVHRYFLKLGPARVKSAFKLPDPVVIRALLIVCWRQGIKRSTRWAFWHHLFDILRSNPKVIEQYLAVCAHNEHFMEYREIVRRQIENQLAAYRQGQANQVVGEAPLKAALTAAV; encoded by the coding sequence ATGAATGTCTTACTGGTTTATCCCGAGTTTCCTAAAACATTCTGGAGCTACGAGAAAATACTGGAGCTGGTGAATCGGAAGGTTCTCCTCCCGCCCCTTGGATTGATCACTGTTGCGGCTATCCTGCCCCAGGATTGGACCTTCAAGCTGGCTGATGTCAACATCAGGCCAGTCACCGATCAAGAGTGGATGTGGGCCGATCTGGTGATCATGTCGGCGATGATCGTTCAGAAAGACGACATCATTCGCCAGATCAATCTGGCCAGGCATCACGGCAAGCCCGTGGCCGTAGGCGGTCCCTACCCATCCTCCACCCCCGAGGAGCTTGTTGCCGCCGGCGCCGACTACCTGATTCTCGATGAAGGCGAGATCACCCTGCCCCTGTTCGTGGCTGCCTGGGAGAAGGGCGAGAAGGGAGGTCGTTTCAGCTCCGAGGGCGTCAAGCCGGATGTGACCTCCACCCCCATCCCCCGCTACGACCTGCTTGAGCTTGGGGCCTACGACTCGATGAGCGTGCAGTTCTCGCGCGGCTGCCCGTTTCAGTGCGAATTCTGCGACATCATCGTGCTCTATGGGCGCAAACCCCGGACCAAGTCGCCGGAACAACTCGTCGGCGAGCTTGAGAGCCTCTACAGCCTCGGCTGGCGGGGTGGGGTGTTCATGGTGGATGACAACTTCATCGGCAACAAGCGCAATGTCAAGTTGATGCTCACGGCGCTGGAGCAATGGCAGCGAGAGCATGGTTATCCCTTCCGCTTCGATACCGAAGCCTCCCTCGATCTGGCGGATGATCAGGAACTCATCGATCAGATGCTGGCCTGCAACTTTGCCGCTGTCTTCATGGGCATCGAAACCCCCGACGCCGACAGCCTGGCGGCGACCATGAAGTTCCAGAACATGCGCTCGCCTCTGCTCGACTCGATCGATAAGGTCACCCGCTCCGGCCTGAGGGTGATCGCCGGATTCATCATCGGCTTCGATGGGGAGAAGGTCGGTGCCGGCCAGCGGATCGTTGCCTTCTCAGAAGCGGCGGGGATTCCCACCACCACCTTCGCCATGCTCCAGGCCCTGCCCCACACGGCTCTCTGGCACAGGCTTGAGAGGGAAGGGAGGCTGATCGACAAGGTTGGCAACATCAACCAGACCACCCTGATGAACTTCGTGCCGACCCGGCCGGTGGAAGACATTGCCCAGGAGTATGTCGAAGCGTTCTGCCAGCTCTATGAACCGCGCAAGTACCTCGATCGGGTGCATCGCTATTTCCTCAAACTTGGCCCAGCCAGGGTGAAGAGTGCCTTCAAGCTTCCTGATCCGGTGGTGATCCGGGCGCTGCTGATCGTCTGCTGGCGTCAGGGGATCAAGCGCTCCACCCGCTGGGCCTTCTGGCATCACCTGTTCGACATCCTTCGCTCCAACCCCAAGGTGATTGAGCAATACCTGGCCGTGTGTGCCCACAACGAGCACTTCATGGAGTACCGGGAGATCGTGCGCCGGCAGATCGAAAATCAACTGGCCGCCTATCGCCAGGGGCAGGCCAATCAGGTTGTCGGGGAAGCGCCGCTGAAGGCCGCGCTGACAGCCGCTGTCTGA
- a CDS encoding CobW family GTP-binding protein: MVHVMLDHLTAIPLTILTGFLGSGKTTLLNRILNGNHGLRVAVLVNDFGSINIDAELVVGVESDVISLANGCICCTIRDDLAQTVIETINRPERPNYLLLEASGVADPSGIMLTFTAEFIRDQVRLDSIMCVVDAEQVFAVPEMMELKIRQIAFADLVILNKVDLVEQSHIDRITEWLDERFRRYRLIESCQGNVPLEVLMGAGRFDPVQLESKLHSLEQPDCTHGHCEHDPTDHLQAFTTWSYETDQPLVLESLREALRQLPATVYRAKGVAYVAEALDQPAVLQVVGKRVEISFQNEWGQRRPHTRVVVIGSVNGIEPTSLRQLFDMAVVLDSSNT, encoded by the coding sequence GTGGTCCATGTGATGCTTGATCATCTAACAGCCATTCCGCTGACGATCCTCACCGGGTTTCTCGGATCCGGTAAGACGACCCTATTGAATCGCATCCTCAACGGCAATCACGGGCTGCGCGTTGCCGTTCTCGTGAATGACTTTGGATCCATCAATATCGATGCCGAGCTCGTCGTTGGTGTGGAAAGTGATGTCATCAGCTTGGCCAACGGTTGCATCTGTTGCACGATCCGTGATGACCTGGCCCAGACGGTAATCGAGACGATCAACCGACCTGAGCGGCCCAACTACCTGCTTTTGGAAGCCAGTGGTGTCGCCGATCCCTCTGGCATCATGCTGACCTTTACGGCGGAATTTATCCGCGACCAAGTACGGTTGGACAGCATCATGTGCGTGGTTGATGCCGAGCAGGTGTTTGCAGTTCCCGAAATGATGGAACTCAAGATTCGTCAGATTGCCTTTGCCGATCTCGTGATCTTGAACAAGGTCGACCTTGTGGAGCAATCACATATTGACCGGATCACGGAATGGCTTGATGAACGCTTCCGCCGCTATCGCCTCATCGAATCATGCCAGGGAAATGTTCCACTTGAGGTGCTAATGGGTGCTGGGCGATTTGATCCAGTTCAGCTGGAATCCAAGTTGCATTCCTTGGAGCAACCTGACTGCACCCATGGGCACTGCGAGCATGACCCTACCGATCACTTGCAGGCCTTCACCACCTGGAGCTACGAAACGGATCAGCCGCTTGTTCTGGAGTCTCTTCGTGAGGCACTACGGCAATTGCCGGCGACCGTCTACCGGGCCAAGGGGGTGGCCTACGTTGCCGAAGCACTGGATCAGCCTGCTGTGCTCCAGGTGGTCGGCAAGCGCGTGGAGATTTCCTTTCAGAATGAGTGGGGCCAGCGAAGGCCGCACACGCGCGTCGTTGTGATTGGATCCGTCAACGGCATCGAACCGACATCGCTACGTCAGTTGTTCGACATGGCCGTCGTGCTGGATTCCTCTAACACCTGA
- the gntH gene encoding guanitoxin biosynthesis MBL fold metallo-hydrolase GntH, translated as MHVEFQNSRQQQQPITITDQREQSMAIDNSSASGSRNPYGGGPSTGITLPPYYRPTPSVANANTFFPGVEELGSDEMRITFVGSAPVPPTHRQAGTSIMVELGNGKRFFFDLGPGCLRNIVAMQVPLQLVNDIFITHLHVDHYGELPYIYAFSPWMGRWKPLRVTGPSGRTPKDGLKAMIEGMKAMTHWHTDSFNLFPIGDGYEVDVNEFDYRDDNGICYEEDGVVIRHWRRVHGKDGASAYRLDWNGLSFVFTGDGRPDENTVKYSQGVDVFVSELQPDTMNIQALKFGIPPLMGLVPIDVAHTVHYAAGYLFKQVQPRLAMATHLSYDEELIPEILAGVRTHWDGLFQFGAPDGVVVNVTKKAIWTRKAALPESANFSRPSAKEAMELFDISLNKTTVDFPNPRRRLSDIEDPETRLALEIDPKKYYPPDVYREPNPNWPKDFKIDIKSIVKDKIVKKIQSIFWGDE; from the coding sequence GTGCATGTTGAGTTTCAGAACTCGCGGCAGCAGCAGCAGCCAATCACCATCACTGATCAGAGAGAGCAATCAATGGCGATCGATAACAGCTCCGCTTCTGGTTCGAGGAATCCCTACGGTGGCGGGCCAAGTACGGGGATAACGCTGCCGCCGTACTACCGGCCCACACCCTCTGTGGCGAACGCCAACACCTTCTTCCCTGGCGTGGAAGAGCTTGGCAGCGACGAGATGCGCATCACGTTTGTGGGCAGCGCGCCGGTGCCACCCACACACAGGCAGGCGGGCACGTCGATCATGGTCGAGCTGGGCAACGGCAAGCGCTTCTTCTTCGATCTCGGCCCTGGTTGCCTGCGCAACATCGTCGCCATGCAGGTGCCACTCCAGCTGGTGAACGACATTTTCATCACCCACCTGCACGTCGATCACTACGGCGAGCTTCCCTACATCTACGCTTTTTCCCCCTGGATGGGGCGCTGGAAGCCGCTCCGCGTGACCGGCCCCTCCGGCCGCACACCCAAGGATGGCCTCAAAGCCATGATCGAGGGGATGAAGGCGATGACCCACTGGCACACCGACAGCTTCAACCTCTTTCCAATCGGGGATGGTTACGAAGTCGATGTCAACGAGTTTGACTATCGCGATGATAACGGCATCTGCTATGAAGAAGACGGCGTGGTGATCCGGCACTGGCGTCGTGTCCACGGCAAGGACGGAGCCTCGGCCTATCGCCTCGACTGGAATGGCCTTTCTTTCGTTTTCACAGGTGATGGCCGTCCAGATGAAAATACAGTGAAATACTCCCAGGGTGTTGACGTCTTCGTGTCTGAGCTGCAACCCGACACCATGAACATCCAGGCCCTTAAGTTCGGCATTCCACCACTCATGGGCCTTGTCCCCATTGATGTGGCGCATACGGTTCACTACGCAGCGGGCTACCTGTTCAAGCAGGTGCAGCCGCGCCTGGCGATGGCCACACACCTCAGCTACGACGAGGAATTGATCCCTGAAATTCTGGCGGGCGTGCGCACACATTGGGACGGCCTCTTCCAGTTCGGTGCACCGGATGGCGTCGTCGTCAACGTCACCAAGAAGGCCATCTGGACTCGCAAGGCGGCGTTGCCCGAGTCGGCAAACTTCTCTCGTCCATCGGCCAAGGAGGCGATGGAACTATTCGACATCAGCCTGAACAAGACCACCGTCGATTTTCCGAATCCAAGGCGCAGATTGTCGGATATCGAAGATCCAGAGACGCGGCTGGCACTGGAGATCGATCCGAAGAAGTATTATCCTCCGGATGTCTACCGTGAGCCCAATCCGAACTGGCCCAAGGATTTCAAGATTGACATCAAGAGCATTGTGAAAGATAAAATCGTCAAGAAGATCCAGTCAATCTTTTGGGGTGACGAGTAG
- a CDS encoding mechanosensitive ion channel family protein, with amino-acid sequence MSTRLSRWIYGVLGALALVMVLLQPLSHAAPLLAAGDGTPSAPSPAASAGSYEVANVHILGIPAISVASPVVTSGRAGPNALRRASVIEGNLSLLYFPQVLCGSAQALSEELLERLVLKGSDRACRGAGWGLGGHPDDLKIEVVRDADGLNVLEARLPNHAEPLPLLTVTAADSRFNGMSSDALARRWRGLLERRLRHARRMLQADALQQRLGITVIAELLLGAVLALTLWLLSQSRRLFSRWQLIESTSLNLRQRLALQLSKGANSLMFLIVLALVTVMVGLAVMVVPGQIPLGLALLLQPLSALVKVLLVGLLAVLLRLLADFLLHHWSASLRVPLDQRARREQRYRSLLLVSHRLIDLGCITLVAVLILIGIPGVQDASASALVTGGALLGGLAFVFQNLLRDFVAGLLVLIEDRYAIGDFVEIAGLGGTVVDVGVLSTLLRTMDERVVVIQNASLDVVRVVNHTKFRSGVDVRLVLAQPLDDVDRALAVIAAAAAGFATDPDWASKLLKAPWCRGVVAIMPLGVDVSVMLTTSAGEQWLCGRELRRRLLKALAEADVLLARSSPAIEQ; translated from the coding sequence ATGAGCACCAGGCTCAGCCGCTGGATCTACGGGGTTCTGGGGGCTCTCGCCCTGGTGATGGTCCTGCTTCAACCGCTGAGCCATGCCGCTCCGCTGCTCGCCGCGGGCGATGGCACTCCATCGGCACCATCCCCGGCGGCTTCGGCCGGCAGCTACGAGGTGGCCAACGTGCACATCCTCGGCATCCCCGCCATCAGCGTCGCCTCGCCGGTGGTCACGTCCGGCAGGGCCGGCCCCAACGCCCTCCGCCGGGCGTCGGTGATTGAGGGAAATCTCTCCCTCCTCTACTTCCCCCAGGTGCTGTGCGGCAGCGCCCAGGCTCTGAGCGAAGAGCTGCTCGAACGCCTGGTGCTGAAAGGCTCCGACCGGGCCTGCAGGGGGGCTGGCTGGGGCCTTGGCGGCCACCCGGACGACCTGAAGATCGAGGTCGTTCGCGACGCCGACGGACTCAACGTGCTCGAGGCTCGGTTGCCGAATCACGCCGAACCCCTGCCGCTGCTGACGGTCACCGCGGCTGATTCTCGCTTCAACGGCATGAGCTCCGATGCCCTTGCCCGGCGCTGGAGAGGTCTGCTGGAACGGCGACTGCGCCACGCGCGCCGCATGCTGCAGGCCGACGCCCTGCAACAGCGACTGGGGATCACCGTGATCGCCGAGTTGTTGCTGGGGGCGGTTCTGGCCCTGACCCTGTGGCTTCTCTCCCAAAGCCGCCGGCTCTTCTCCCGTTGGCAGCTGATCGAGAGCACCAGTCTCAACCTGCGGCAGAGGCTGGCCCTGCAGCTGAGCAAGGGCGCCAACAGCTTGATGTTCCTGATCGTGCTTGCCCTGGTCACTGTGATGGTGGGCCTGGCGGTGATGGTGGTGCCGGGACAGATCCCCCTGGGACTGGCGCTGCTTCTTCAGCCGTTAAGCGCCTTGGTCAAAGTGTTGCTGGTGGGTCTGCTGGCGGTGCTGCTGCGGCTGCTCGCCGACTTTCTCCTGCACCACTGGTCCGCCAGCCTGCGGGTACCACTCGATCAGCGCGCCCGGCGGGAGCAGCGCTACCGCAGCCTGCTGCTGGTGTCCCATCGACTGATCGACCTGGGTTGCATCACCCTGGTGGCGGTGCTGATCCTGATCGGCATCCCCGGAGTGCAGGACGCCTCCGCCTCCGCGCTGGTGACCGGAGGGGCCCTGCTGGGTGGTCTGGCCTTCGTGTTCCAGAACCTGCTGCGGGATTTCGTCGCAGGTCTGCTGGTGCTGATCGAAGACCGCTATGCCATCGGCGACTTCGTGGAGATCGCTGGGCTGGGGGGAACCGTGGTGGATGTGGGTGTTCTGAGCACCTTGCTGCGCACCATGGATGAACGGGTGGTCGTGATCCAGAACGCCAGCCTGGATGTGGTCAGGGTGGTCAACCACACCAAGTTCCGCTCTGGCGTGGATGTGCGCCTGGTCCTGGCCCAACCACTGGACGACGTTGACCGGGCCCTGGCGGTCATCGCGGCGGCGGCAGCAGGCTTTGCCACCGATCCCGACTGGGCCAGCAAACTACTGAAGGCCCCCTGGTGTCGCGGGGTGGTGGCGATCATGCCCCTGGGGGTCGACGTATCGGTGATGCTGACCACCAGCGCCGGCGAGCAATGGCTCTGCGGCCGAGAACTGCGCCGTAGACTGCTCAAGGCCCTGGCGGAGGCCGATGTTCTGCTGGCTAGAAGCTCGCCGGCAATTGAACAGTGA